In a genomic window of Virgibacillus sp. SK37:
- a CDS encoding ABC transporter substrate-binding protein, translating to MLAACSSDSAKEEDGDSDAKASEGGGEGKVEIFSWWTGAGEEDGLLALIDLFEEKHPDISVENAAVAGGAGTNAKAVLATRMQGDDPPSTFQVHGGEELNKSWVAADKMQPLNDLYEANEWMDKFPEDLIDLVSQDGNIYSVPVNIHRGNVIFYNKKVFEDNGVDVPTTFDEFFKAADKLQEAGVTPLALGDKESWTATQIFENVLLGVLGPDDYGKLFKGEIAFDDPRVKEAAEKFGKMLDYVNEDHASRNWQDSGQLVANGEAAMLNMGDWAKGYFVNDLNLETNKDFGYVAFPDTDGDFMVITDTFGLPKGVENPDEVKEFLTVLGSVEGQDAFNPLKGSIPARVDADPSKYDDYGKDTIEDFKNANLAPSLAHGSAAAEGFVTKANQAVNIFVTQRDVDNFIEALKNAAGEL from the coding sequence ATGCTGGCAGCTTGTAGCTCGGATTCAGCGAAAGAAGAAGATGGCGATTCCGATGCGAAGGCAAGTGAGGGTGGAGGAGAAGGAAAGGTAGAAATTTTCAGCTGGTGGACAGGTGCTGGAGAGGAAGATGGATTACTAGCATTAATTGATTTATTTGAAGAAAAGCATCCTGACATCTCTGTGGAAAACGCTGCAGTAGCTGGTGGTGCGGGAACGAATGCGAAAGCTGTTCTGGCAACACGGATGCAAGGGGATGACCCACCTTCCACGTTCCAGGTACATGGCGGAGAAGAGCTGAATAAAAGCTGGGTTGCCGCAGATAAAATGCAACCACTAAATGATTTGTATGAAGCGAATGAATGGATGGATAAATTCCCGGAAGACTTAATAGATCTCGTTAGTCAGGATGGCAATATTTATTCTGTTCCTGTGAACATCCATCGCGGAAACGTTATTTTTTACAACAAGAAAGTGTTTGAAGATAACGGTGTAGATGTACCAACAACATTTGATGAATTCTTTAAGGCAGCAGATAAGCTTCAGGAAGCTGGCGTAACACCATTGGCATTAGGTGATAAAGAATCATGGACAGCAACACAAATCTTTGAAAACGTCCTACTCGGTGTGCTTGGACCAGATGATTATGGCAAGTTGTTTAAAGGAGAAATTGCCTTTGATGACCCGCGCGTAAAGGAAGCAGCAGAAAAATTTGGCAAGATGCTTGATTATGTGAATGAGGATCATGCTTCCCGTAACTGGCAGGACTCCGGTCAGCTTGTAGCAAACGGTGAGGCTGCGATGTTAAACATGGGTGACTGGGCAAAGGGTTACTTTGTAAACGACTTGAATTTGGAAACAAATAAAGACTTTGGTTATGTGGCATTCCCAGATACTGATGGTGACTTTATGGTAATCACAGATACGTTTGGCTTACCAAAAGGTGTAGAAAATCCGGATGAAGTAAAGGAATTTTTAACCGTGCTTGGCTCTGTAGAAGGCCAGGATGCATTCAACCCGTTGAAGGGCTCCATCCCGGCACGTGTGGATGCAGATCCATCTAAATATGATGATTACGGCAAAGATACAATAGAAGATTTCAAGAATGCTAATCTTGCACCAAGTCTTGCTCATGGCTCTGCAGCAGCAGAAGGCTTTGTAACAAAAGCAAACCAGGCAGTAAACATTTTTGTTACACAGCGTGATGTAGATAACTTCATAGAAGCACTGAAGAACGCAGCAGGTGAGTTGTAA
- a CDS encoding family 16 glycosylhydrolase, with translation MKKIISILLVTLVVLSMNSISVFAKEGSSEKTNSTKPVITFNPDNGEGMKQLKLGKGEKLREKKVPFSKIEKEGYDFLGWFYGPDNKYEMIFPYKPEGDLTLTAKWGKHTPASPINKDGYRLIFDEEFNHPNGKLDSDLWVDQYLSSWTRTPKYAKPIYKIKDGAMHLMVNEDTPAWAPEYDGETRVSGFTTGNRNALHNWNGTNVVRNPVDTQLTHINQYGYYEIRAKGQAGSSRHSAWWLTGFEDREDHSAEIDIFEILGRQKTSVPRAFHAWNDNDAFAVKDQGETFTNPNANFHDEWHTFGLDWQEGTGSGAYPDKLVFYVDNKVVGSKNVNIDYPMIQLFSQYEKRAGGWTGPWEWMPYPNTFDIDYVRVYKKLPEKNEDHSKQDLKVVSIEDSKVTAVKGQAALKQYTSSVEGNIGEVYTEPNLPNTKSYVNVTWSDGVETQEFVKWEPITEKDLEKINNGESVTKRGILPHLKHTKGVAEPTLHVEVILPPPYTSENLGVANSQAELSKLFDGVLDKNSGEFVFSGNHLPHDKEVAIMYDFRKEVTLNSISFTTNYGQDQGIRKFKLAAWDQDSNSWVSNNQEYSIPWTDSGKTELGETLEVDIENMNTSKVKIIITDVGLKWINKMAMREIEFNLAP, from the coding sequence TTGAAAAAAATTATTAGTATCTTGTTAGTAACACTTGTAGTTCTTAGTATGAATAGTATTAGTGTATTTGCGAAGGAGGGATCCTCCGAAAAAACAAATTCTACTAAACCTGTGATAACATTTAATCCTGATAATGGAGAAGGCATGAAACAATTAAAGCTTGGTAAGGGTGAAAAGCTTAGGGAGAAAAAAGTGCCATTTTCAAAAATCGAGAAAGAGGGATATGATTTCCTAGGATGGTTCTATGGTCCAGATAACAAATACGAAATGATCTTTCCGTACAAACCAGAAGGAGATTTAACACTTACGGCGAAATGGGGAAAGCATACCCCTGCAAGTCCAATAAATAAAGATGGTTATCGTTTGATCTTTGATGAAGAATTTAATCACCCTAATGGGAAATTGGATTCAGATTTATGGGTGGATCAATATCTTTCATCTTGGACAAGAACACCAAAATACGCTAAACCAATTTATAAAATAAAAGATGGCGCGATGCATCTTATGGTGAATGAGGATACACCTGCTTGGGCACCAGAGTATGATGGGGAAACAAGAGTGAGTGGGTTTACAACTGGGAATAGAAATGCACTTCACAATTGGAACGGTACGAATGTAGTACGAAATCCGGTCGATACGCAATTAACACATATAAATCAGTATGGCTATTATGAAATTAGAGCAAAGGGTCAAGCAGGATCCTCAAGACATTCAGCCTGGTGGTTAACAGGATTTGAAGATAGGGAAGACCACTCTGCTGAAATTGATATATTTGAAATATTGGGAAGGCAAAAGACCTCGGTTCCTCGAGCATTTCATGCCTGGAATGATAATGATGCATTTGCAGTTAAAGACCAAGGGGAGACTTTTACGAATCCAAATGCAAATTTCCACGATGAGTGGCATACATTTGGTTTGGATTGGCAAGAGGGAACGGGATCAGGTGCATATCCTGATAAATTAGTTTTTTATGTTGATAATAAGGTAGTAGGTAGTAAAAACGTAAATATTGACTATCCTATGATCCAGCTATTCTCTCAATATGAAAAAAGAGCAGGAGGATGGACGGGCCCGTGGGAATGGATGCCATATCCAAACACATTTGATATTGATTATGTCAGAGTTTACAAGAAGTTACCTGAAAAGAATGAGGACCACTCAAAGCAAGATCTTAAAGTTGTAAGTATTGAAGATTCCAAGGTAACAGCTGTTAAAGGACAGGCAGCTTTAAAACAATATACTTCAAGTGTGGAAGGGAATATTGGGGAAGTTTATACAGAACCTAACTTGCCAAATACAAAATCTTATGTGAACGTGACGTGGAGTGACGGTGTTGAAACCCAAGAGTTTGTTAAATGGGAGCCGATTACTGAAAAAGATTTGGAAAAGATTAATAATGGAGAATCGGTTACAAAACGTGGTATACTTCCACATCTAAAGCACACAAAAGGAGTGGCAGAGCCAACTCTACACGTAGAAGTTATTTTACCACCTCCATATACAAGTGAAAACTTAGGTGTAGCAAATAGTCAGGCAGAATTATCTAAACTGTTTGATGGAGTTCTTGACAAAAATAGTGGAGAATTTGTATTCAGCGGTAACCACCTGCCACATGATAAAGAAGTAGCGATTATGTATGATTTTCGAAAGGAAGTAACATTAAATTCAATATCTTTTACAACAAATTATGGTCAGGATCAGGGAATAAGAAAATTCAAGTTAGCAGCTTGGGATCAAGATAGTAATAGCTGGGTAAGTAATAACCAGGAATATAGTATCCCTTGGACGGATTCAGGTAAGACAGAGCTTGGAGAAACATTAGAAGTCGATATTGAAAATATGAATACGTCAAAAGTAAAAATTATTATTACAGATGTAGGACTGAAATGGATTAATAAAATGGCTATGCGCGAAATTGAGTTTAATTTAGCTCCTTAA
- a CDS encoding carbohydrate ABC transporter permease has product MENQAQRNPKRRISKDHWTAIAFLIPSFILILVFVYGFIGWTGYVSLSNYNSLVPDFSFAGLKNYIYLFNDFRFQADLRNTVFFTILFIGLVIVLGMGLAILIDQKLKGESIFRNIFLFPMALSFIVTGVVWQWLLNPSTGFNQFLSVFGIQPKWYTDTTILAGFEWGSIEFGLPVAIIAVVIAAVWQMTGFSLAMYLAGLRGIPEELREAARMDGASEFQVYLKVVLPMLMPITMSVVIIMAHISLKIFDLIYAMTGSGANFVTDVPGVYMFETTFRGNYYANGAAIAIIMLLLVAIFIVPYLWSSRKGDK; this is encoded by the coding sequence ATGGAGAATCAAGCACAACGAAATCCCAAACGAAGAATTTCAAAGGATCATTGGACAGCAATTGCATTTTTAATTCCATCATTTATTCTGATTCTCGTTTTTGTTTATGGATTTATCGGATGGACCGGTTATGTTTCTTTAAGTAATTATAATTCGCTTGTCCCGGATTTTTCGTTTGCCGGATTAAAAAACTATATCTATTTATTTAATGATTTTCGCTTTCAAGCCGATTTACGGAATACCGTATTTTTTACCATCTTATTTATTGGGTTGGTTATCGTGCTTGGCATGGGATTAGCGATATTAATTGATCAGAAATTAAAGGGAGAATCTATTTTCCGGAATATTTTTCTTTTCCCAATGGCCTTGTCCTTCATCGTTACTGGGGTTGTGTGGCAATGGCTATTAAACCCATCGACAGGGTTTAACCAATTTTTGAGTGTCTTTGGCATTCAGCCTAAATGGTATACAGATACAACGATTCTTGCAGGATTTGAATGGGGTAGCATTGAATTTGGTTTGCCTGTGGCAATTATTGCGGTCGTTATCGCTGCAGTGTGGCAAATGACAGGCTTTTCCTTGGCGATGTACTTGGCAGGCTTGCGCGGAATTCCGGAAGAGTTGCGGGAAGCTGCTCGTATGGATGGGGCCAGTGAATTTCAAGTATACCTGAAAGTAGTCCTGCCCATGCTGATGCCCATTACGATGAGTGTGGTTATCATCATGGCACATATCTCGTTGAAAATTTTTGATTTAATCTATGCGATGACAGGTTCAGGCGCCAACTTTGTAACAGATGTACCAGGTGTATATATGTTTGAAACCACCTTCCGTGGAAACTATTATGCAAACGGTGCTGCAATTGCGATTATCATGCTGTTATTAGTTGCAATATTCATTGTTCCATATCTTTGGTCAAGCAGAAAGGGGGATAAATAA
- a CDS encoding sugar-binding protein has translation MRVSTKLFIYCISILLFVGSISAMLFFGYKTFYIVPDTSKAENYSYHFALVAEETENNYWRLVEKGAKRAAAEKDIYLEYIAPSKADNDQLLKLFDRMIAAKVDGIIVQGIEGERFVDLVHKGVERNIPVITIDTDVPSERKAYVGTDNFYAGQLAGRYIIENTKGEQHVGVIVGRFEAINQQERLAGFKDAIKAHPRIQIAKIKESNITEIGATQATYVMMKQHPEINALLGLSALDGLGMVEGIQQIFPTKDVLITSFDILPETMKLIREGKIDATIAQYPEEMGSMAVDVLIDLQNRDLVDNKIYTKTEIIEKADLQVKPEVAR, from the coding sequence ATGCGTGTATCTACTAAGCTATTTATATATTGCATCAGTATTTTGTTATTTGTGGGAAGTATCAGTGCCATGCTTTTTTTTGGATATAAAACCTTCTATATTGTCCCAGATACGAGCAAGGCAGAAAACTATTCTTACCACTTCGCCCTGGTAGCTGAAGAGACGGAAAATAATTATTGGCGTTTAGTAGAAAAAGGGGCGAAGCGAGCTGCTGCGGAGAAAGATATTTATTTGGAATATATTGCACCAAGCAAGGCGGATAATGATCAGCTGTTGAAACTGTTTGATCGGATGATTGCGGCAAAGGTGGATGGGATTATTGTGCAGGGAATCGAGGGAGAACGTTTTGTTGATCTTGTCCATAAAGGCGTGGAAAGGAATATCCCAGTGATTACGATTGATACAGATGTGCCGAGTGAGCGCAAGGCTTATGTGGGGACAGATAATTTTTATGCAGGACAGCTTGCTGGCAGATATATCATTGAAAATACAAAGGGAGAGCAGCATGTTGGTGTGATTGTGGGGAGATTTGAAGCAATTAACCAGCAGGAGAGACTGGCAGGGTTTAAGGATGCGATCAAAGCCCACCCCCGCATCCAAATTGCAAAGATCAAGGAATCGAACATTACAGAAATTGGTGCCACACAAGCAACGTATGTCATGATGAAGCAACATCCGGAAATTAACGCACTACTTGGCCTAAGTGCCCTTGATGGATTAGGAATGGTAGAGGGTATCCAGCAAATTTTTCCTACAAAGGATGTGTTGATTACCTCTTTTGATATTTTGCCTGAGACGATGAAGCTGATCCGGGAAGGTAAAATTGATGCAACCATTGCCCAGTATCCGGAAGAAATGGGGTCAATGGCTGTGGACGTGCTGATTGATCTGCAAAATAGAGACTTGGTAGACAATAAGATTTATACGAAAACGGAAATTATTGAAAAAGCTGACTTACAGGTAAAGCCGGAGGTAGCGAGATGA
- a CDS encoding sensor histidine kinase has protein sequence MKTIRGKLTVYFLVFIILFQVTAISIFVSSNQLTNTYHDSFEQFLLLNSVAQKSEELYLRTKTVVTNPDKENQASYFQAKKLLQKDKDRLTYLYADTPKIEIKNYMNLLETFIYESELTVGFTLQDDIEQYTAHLEETRITASYIQAAALEIIDVELTDYQAFYQNLQVRNNHFFVFIAFLFITTMMLAIFFALWFSRGITKPVQQLSHAAKQVAAGELRGEPVHIHTNDELKLLGDTFNHMRANIDELVTEIKDQSELDRLIKEMELKHLQNQINPHFLFNTLNTISKMAFLEDARSTSNLIDAVAALLRHSLGQIDKRVPLADEVGVVEDYFHIQKVRFSERVEFVLEMDETCMDIELPKLTLQPLVENAFIHGIEEKEDGGRISLNVYQSTTMVCVEIKDDGKGMSRERVQQILSMSEQGLPPEAHEGHSTGLGLSNVIRRLQLFYQRTDVVEIESVLGEGTTIRLLLPKQKGE, from the coding sequence ATGAAAACAATTAGAGGGAAACTTACTGTCTACTTTCTTGTTTTTATTATCCTGTTCCAGGTGACTGCCATTTCTATCTTTGTGAGCTCCAATCAGTTAACGAATACATATCATGATAGTTTTGAACAATTTCTCCTATTAAATTCGGTTGCACAAAAATCGGAAGAGCTCTATTTGCGGACGAAGACCGTTGTCACGAATCCGGATAAGGAGAATCAAGCGAGTTACTTCCAAGCGAAAAAATTGCTGCAGAAAGACAAGGACAGGCTGACATATCTGTATGCAGATACACCGAAAATAGAAATAAAAAATTACATGAACCTGCTGGAGACATTTATTTATGAAAGTGAATTAACGGTCGGATTTACTCTGCAGGACGATATCGAGCAATATACAGCACACCTGGAGGAAACAAGAATAACTGCTTCCTATATCCAAGCAGCTGCACTCGAAATCATTGATGTGGAATTGACCGATTACCAAGCCTTCTATCAAAATTTACAGGTGCGAAATAACCATTTCTTTGTATTTATTGCCTTCTTATTTATTACTACTATGATGCTGGCAATTTTCTTTGCATTATGGTTTTCCAGAGGAATTACGAAACCGGTGCAGCAGCTGTCCCATGCGGCGAAGCAAGTTGCGGCAGGTGAGCTGCGAGGGGAGCCGGTACATATCCATACAAATGATGAACTGAAATTGCTTGGCGATACCTTTAATCATATGCGGGCAAATATTGATGAGCTTGTGACGGAAATCAAAGATCAGTCGGAGCTCGACAGGCTGATTAAGGAGATGGAATTAAAGCATTTGCAAAATCAGATTAATCCACACTTCCTTTTTAATACATTAAATACCATTTCCAAGATGGCTTTTCTGGAAGATGCGAGATCGACTTCCAATCTCATTGATGCTGTAGCAGCACTGTTAAGGCATAGCTTGGGGCAGATTGATAAACGTGTTCCATTGGCAGATGAGGTCGGAGTCGTGGAGGATTATTTTCATATTCAAAAGGTCCGTTTTTCGGAACGGGTGGAGTTTGTATTGGAAATGGATGAAACATGTATGGATATCGAGCTCCCAAAGTTAACCTTGCAGCCACTTGTTGAAAATGCCTTTATTCATGGCATAGAAGAAAAAGAGGATGGTGGCCGGATTTCCTTGAATGTCTATCAATCAACCACCATGGTCTGTGTAGAAATAAAGGATGATGGAAAAGGAATGTCACGCGAGAGGGTTCAGCAAATTCTCAGCATGTCTGAACAAGGGCTGCCACCAGAGGCGCATGAGGGACATTCTACTGGATTGGGGCTATCTAATGTCATTCGTCGATTACAGCTTTTTTACCAGCGGACAGATGTTGTCGAAATTGAATCTGTACTGGGTGAAGGGACGACCATTCGCTTACTTTTACCGAAGCAGAAAGGAGAATGA
- a CDS encoding ROK family protein produces MNYAVGIDIGGTKVAMAVVDEAGSMLAHHVIPMDLSIQPTAMLDRICDEVTMLVAKSKVTWDAILGIGIGAPGPLDINKGEITCPPNLPSWQNISIVAYMKSHFSKPIILENDANAAALAEKWLGAAQGEDHFIYLTISTGIGAGIFCDGKLLHGHKGNAGDIGHGVMDPSFGPCSCGQTGCLESIASGTAIAKRGSAIMGEELTAKEIFELYFDGNTKIFLFIQRVFDVIGAACVSLINTFDAEKIVIGGGVTQVGDALFEHVQSYVSNYALNPSGRETKVVPAGLAQHAGVIGAAALCLDVSKNQLQK; encoded by the coding sequence TTGAATTATGCTGTAGGGATTGATATTGGAGGTACGAAGGTTGCCATGGCAGTCGTGGATGAAGCTGGCAGCATGCTTGCACATCACGTGATACCGATGGACTTGTCGATTCAGCCAACCGCCATGCTGGATCGGATCTGTGATGAGGTAACAATGCTTGTGGCGAAGAGTAAAGTAACTTGGGATGCCATTCTTGGAATTGGCATCGGAGCACCTGGGCCACTTGATATAAACAAGGGGGAAATCACCTGTCCACCCAATCTGCCATCATGGCAGAATATTTCCATTGTGGCCTATATGAAAAGTCACTTTTCTAAGCCGATCATTTTAGAAAATGACGCAAATGCTGCGGCCCTTGCGGAAAAGTGGCTTGGTGCCGCACAGGGCGAGGATCACTTCATTTACTTGACGATTAGTACAGGGATTGGTGCAGGGATTTTCTGTGATGGAAAATTGCTGCATGGTCACAAAGGCAATGCAGGCGATATCGGGCATGGGGTAATGGATCCGTCCTTTGGTCCATGTTCCTGTGGTCAAACTGGTTGTCTGGAGTCGATCGCTTCTGGTACGGCTATTGCCAAAAGGGGCTCCGCCATCATGGGAGAAGAGCTTACAGCAAAGGAAATCTTTGAGCTTTATTTTGATGGAAATACAAAAATATTTCTGTTCATTCAGCGCGTTTTTGATGTGATTGGCGCAGCATGTGTTTCGCTTATTAACACATTTGATGCAGAAAAAATTGTAATTGGCGGTGGTGTGACACAGGTGGGCGATGCTTTGTTTGAACATGTGCAATCATATGTCAGCAATTATGCATTAAATCCAAGTGGAAGGGAGACGAAGGTCGTTCCGGCAGGTTTGGCACAGCATGCCGGTGTCATTGGTGCTGCAGCACTTTGCTTGGACGTTTCCAAAAATCAATTACAAAAGTAG
- a CDS encoding response regulator has protein sequence MRIIIAEDELLERKAMKKFIEQNFAEMTVVGEAVNGRMAIELAEAKQPDVIFMDIKMPGINGLEAIREIHKQHPQTKFILVSAYDSFDYAKEAMQYGIKDYILKPGKKEEIVKAIMRIKKELETEKELQQQSRAMLEERFLLQAMKQKGSEELHDMKQQLFPEMKSGSFLVVTFSEKADGKRLMEVLPSICPYTFICRLSGERATVCILADVVMEKAELLTLAKKISNQLEGAVYIGIGFPVKRLAQLYLSYEQAYTASLQLAADRKSNFSFPNEKEQDVMLEHIVEGLLGLVEKGDGEEAVRMFRQYQVQFPESTLEELYIKIKSLFMERDMELGVRAYSMLKTTEAWCDFLLLSCMHMQQLHQSKQYMEQAKHYIAEHYQEPLTLEKVAATVHLSTNYFSNIFKQERGETFTEYLAKIRMQQAKKLIESNQYTLKEISYMVGYNNPNYFSRVFRKHFNESPKQFQRSIFK, from the coding sequence ATGCGTATTATAATAGCAGAAGATGAGTTATTGGAAAGAAAAGCAATGAAAAAATTTATTGAGCAAAATTTTGCTGAAATGACGGTTGTTGGTGAAGCAGTCAATGGCCGGATGGCAATTGAATTGGCAGAAGCGAAGCAGCCAGATGTGATTTTTATGGATATAAAAATGCCTGGCATTAATGGTCTGGAAGCGATTCGGGAGATCCACAAACAGCATCCGCAAACGAAGTTCATTTTAGTTTCTGCTTATGACTCTTTCGACTATGCGAAGGAAGCGATGCAGTACGGGATTAAAGATTATATTTTAAAACCAGGAAAAAAAGAGGAGATTGTGAAAGCAATCATGCGAATAAAAAAGGAATTGGAAACGGAAAAAGAATTGCAACAGCAATCTAGGGCCATGCTTGAAGAACGTTTTCTGCTGCAGGCGATGAAGCAAAAGGGCTCCGAGGAGCTGCATGATATGAAGCAACAGCTTTTTCCGGAAATGAAAAGCGGTAGTTTTCTTGTTGTGACTTTTTCGGAAAAGGCGGATGGGAAGCGATTGATGGAGGTGCTTCCTTCGATTTGTCCGTACACCTTTATTTGCCGGCTGTCGGGCGAGCGGGCGACTGTCTGTATTCTGGCTGATGTTGTAATGGAAAAAGCAGAGCTGCTTACATTAGCGAAAAAAATCTCCAACCAGCTGGAAGGTGCTGTCTATATTGGGATTGGTTTTCCTGTGAAACGACTCGCTCAGCTTTATCTATCCTATGAGCAGGCATATACCGCGTCACTCCAATTGGCTGCAGATCGAAAAAGTAATTTTAGTTTTCCTAATGAAAAAGAACAGGATGTGATGCTTGAGCACATTGTTGAAGGCTTGCTTGGTTTGGTGGAGAAGGGGGATGGCGAGGAGGCTGTTCGGATGTTCCGGCAGTATCAAGTGCAGTTTCCGGAGAGCACCCTGGAAGAGCTGTACATAAAAATAAAAAGCTTATTTATGGAAAGAGATATGGAGCTTGGCGTGCGTGCCTATTCCATGTTGAAAACAACGGAGGCTTGGTGTGATTTTCTATTGCTAAGCTGTATGCATATGCAGCAGCTGCATCAATCCAAACAATATATGGAACAAGCCAAGCATTATATCGCGGAACATTATCAGGAGCCGTTAACATTGGAAAAAGTAGCGGCAACGGTTCATTTGAGCACCAATTATTTTTCCAATATATTTAAGCAGGAGCGTGGGGAAACGTTCACAGAATACCTGGCAAAAATCAGGATGCAACAGGCAAAGAAGTTGATAGAGAGCAATCAGTATACATTAAAAGAGATCAGCTATATGGTCGGCTACAACAATCCCAACTATTTCAGCAGGGTATTCCGCAAGCATTTTAATGAATCCCCAAAGCAGTTTCAGCGCTCCATCTTTAAATAG
- a CDS encoding carbohydrate ABC transporter permease, with protein MSKKKLIKKPIFLLGLLFISTVVFLPIYYLIVTTFKTPAEAAANPLGLPTSLNFSNYINALEAMNYLQALKNNLIITVVAVVFLVFFASMAAYVIARSKKKIFRVMYSIFLVGLIIPFQIAIVPLYQIISGLHLMNTHMGVILVSVFCINLPLSIFLLRGFINTVPIELEEAAFMDGCGTFRCFWVIIFPLLKPIISTVVILNTLAIWNDFLTPLLFLQSPEKQVLLQEVYKNVGPFATNWTAFFPMLVMSTLPLVIFYIFMQKRVIEGVVAGSVKG; from the coding sequence ATGAGTAAGAAAAAATTAATTAAGAAACCTATATTTTTGCTAGGGCTTTTATTTATAAGTACCGTAGTGTTTTTGCCCATATATTATTTGATTGTTACTACCTTTAAGACACCAGCAGAAGCAGCAGCCAATCCATTAGGACTGCCTACCAGTTTGAATTTCTCGAACTATATAAATGCGTTAGAAGCAATGAATTATCTTCAGGCATTGAAGAATAACCTGATTATTACAGTTGTAGCTGTGGTATTTCTAGTATTCTTTGCCTCCATGGCTGCTTACGTAATAGCTAGAAGCAAAAAGAAGATCTTTAGAGTAATGTACTCTATATTTTTAGTAGGTTTAATTATCCCTTTTCAGATAGCGATCGTCCCATTATATCAAATCATCTCTGGATTACATTTGATGAATACACATATGGGCGTGATTTTGGTTAGTGTTTTTTGCATAAATTTACCGCTATCCATTTTCTTGCTCCGCGGATTTATTAATACTGTACCAATTGAATTGGAAGAGGCAGCATTTATGGATGGCTGTGGAACCTTTCGCTGTTTTTGGGTAATAATTTTTCCGTTGTTGAAACCTATTATCTCGACGGTGGTAATTTTAAATACGTTAGCTATTTGGAATGACTTTCTTACACCACTATTATTCTTGCAATCACCGGAAAAACAAGTTTTATTGCAGGAGGTATACAAAAATGTAGGACCATTTGCAACAAATTGGACGGCATTTTTCCCAATGCTAGTGATGTCAACATTGCCATTGGTTATCTTCTATATTTTCATGCAAAAGCGTGTAATAGAAGGTGTCGTTGCAGGGTCGGTAAAAGGGTAA
- a CDS encoding carbohydrate ABC transporter permease: MPIYVILVTSLKPLDEVSLATMWTLPSAIDFSSYSEAFTKLAPNFMNSIYLVVPATLLSALLGAMNGYVLSKWKFKGANTIFTIILFGMFIPYQSILIPLIQFLRTIDLYNTIPGLVLVHVVYGLPITTLMFRNFYASIPDSMIESAKIDGASFLGIFRHIIIPLSITGFVVVAIWQFTNIWNEFLFAVTITTSDQQPVMVALQNLSGSQIVQWNVQMAGALLAALPTLLVYIFAGKYFVRGLLAGSVKG, translated from the coding sequence ATGCCCATCTATGTCATCCTTGTTACGAGTTTGAAGCCACTTGATGAAGTGTCACTTGCTACGATGTGGACACTCCCAAGCGCCATTGACTTCAGTTCGTATAGTGAGGCATTTACAAAGCTCGCACCAAACTTCATGAATAGTATTTATTTAGTTGTGCCTGCGACATTGCTCTCCGCACTTCTTGGTGCAATGAATGGCTATGTGCTTTCCAAGTGGAAATTTAAAGGTGCAAATACCATTTTCACAATCATTTTGTTCGGGATGTTTATTCCATATCAAAGTATTTTGATTCCGCTCATCCAATTTTTACGGACCATTGATTTGTATAATACGATACCAGGACTTGTTCTCGTTCATGTCGTGTACGGCCTACCGATTACGACATTGATGTTTCGTAACTTTTATGCGAGTATTCCCGATTCGATGATTGAATCTGCAAAAATTGATGGAGCGAGCTTCCTGGGGATCTTCCGTCATATTATTATCCCATTATCAATTACCGGTTTTGTTGTTGTGGCTATTTGGCAGTTCACGAATATTTGGAACGAGTTTTTGTTTGCTGTAACGATTACAACCTCGGATCAGCAGCCAGTCATGGTCGCCCTGCAAAATTTATCCGGCAGCCAGATCGTCCAATGGAATGTTCAAATGGCTGGTGCATTACTCGCAGCCTTACCAACATTGCTTGTCTACATTTTTGCAGGCAAATATTTTGTAAGAGGACTGCTGGCAGGGTCTGTGAAGGGATAG